The DNA window GCGATTGGCCTGGCGCAGCGCCAGCTCGGGGTCGATTCCCAGGTGTCGGGACAGGTTGGCCACCGCAAATAACAGATCGCCCACTTCAGCCGTCAGGGCCTCACGATCGACGGTCGCGGCGCGGGTTTCCGCCAGCACTTCCTCGATTTCCTCGTGCACCTTGGCCACCACGGGATCAAGATCAGGCCAATCAAAGCCCACCCTGGCGACCCGCTTCTGGATTTTCAACGCCCGGCTCAGGGACGGCAGGCTCAGGGGCACATCATCGAGCACCGAATGCTTGTCCTTGGCCCTGCGCTCTGTGGCCTTGATGGCTTCCCAGTTGTCCTTGACCTGCTCACTGCTGCTTACGGCCAGCTCGCCAAACACATGCGGGTGGCGCGAGGTGAGCTTGGCGCAAATGCGCTTCACCACTTCGCCAAAATCAAACAGCCCCTGCTCCTTGCCAAGCTGGCAGTAAAACACCACCTGGAACAGCAGATCCCCCAGCTCATCGGGCAGTTCCTGCAAATCCATGCGCTCTATGGTGTCCGCCACCTCATAGGCTTCCTCCAGGGTAAAGGGCACTATGGTGGCAAAACTCTGGGCCTTGTCCCAGGGGCAGCCGGTGTCTGGGTCCCGCAGTTTCTGCATGATATCCAGCAGGGGTTGGATATCGCTATGGATGGATTGGGTCATTGATTACATTCCTTAACGCGGCGCTGACGTCATAAAGGGTGACATCTTAAAGTCGCGCCATAAAAAAAGAGGCTGCCGGGCAGCCTCTTGACGCTATCGAGCTACAGTCTTCTGGCTTCTATCACGCCATCCACCTGGCCGAGCTTGGACAACACCCTTGAGAGGCCATCGACGTTATACAGCTCCAGCTCCAGCTCTATGGCGGCGGTCTGGGTCTTGATATCGGACGAGGAACTCATGGCAAGCACGTTGGACTTTTCCGCCGCCAGCACGGAGGTGAGATCCCTCAGCAACCCGGTTCTGTCATTGGCCAGCACCCGCAAACGGATCTTGTAACCACCGGAGTAGTTCTCGCCCCAAACCACATCCACGCTGCGCTCCGGATGGGCGCGCATCAGTTCCTTGACCTGCTCACAGTCGGCCCTGTGCACAGAAATACCGCGACCCTTGGTGATAAAGCCAAAGATCTCATCGCCGGGCACAGGACGGCAACATTGGGCTATATGGCTCAGCAGGTTGCCAACGCCGTTAACCTCAATCTGATCCCGGCTCTTGGTGATGGGTTTCAGCTGGCCCTTCTTGACCAGATCTTCCACCGCCTCTTCATCGGAGATCTCGTGTACCCGCATCCGGCTCTGGACGTGGTTAACCACCTGATTAAGGCGCACATCGCCGCCACCTATGGCCGCCAGCAGGTCGTCCATATTGGTCATGTTGAAGCGCTCGATGGCACTGCCGACATCTTTCAGGGTCAGGCCAACGCGGCCCAGCTCGCTCTCCAGCATTTCGCGGCCGGCGGCCAGGTTCTTATCCCTGTCCTGTTGCTTGAACCAGTGCTGAATTTTGCTCCTGGCACGGGAGGTCTTGATGTAGCCCAGGTTGGGATTGAGCCAATCGCGCTTGGGATTGGGGTGCTTGGAGGTGATGATTTCAATCCGCTCCCCCGTCTCCACCTGATAGGTAAAGGGCACAATGCGGCCATCCACCTTGGCGCCAATGCACTTGTGGCCCACCTGGGAGTGAATGTAATAGGCGAAATCGAGCACGGTTGACCCTGCGGGCAAGTCCACCACTTCGCCGGACGGGGTAAAGACATAGACCCTGTCCTCGAACACCTGACTGCGGATTTCCTCCACCAGGTTGCCGCTCTCGACCACGTCTTCCTGCCATTGCAGAATTTTGCGCAGCCAGTTGATTTTCTCTTCGTAGCCGCTTTGCTTGCCGGCGTGGCCTTCCTTGTATTTCCAGTGGGCGGCGACCCCGAGTTCGGCATCCTGATGCATGGCCTCGGTGCGAATTTGAATTTCCACCGTTTTGCCTTCGGGCCCCACCACCACAGTGTGGATGGACTGGTAACCGTTGGGCTTGGGGTTGGCGACATAGTCGTCAAATTCCCGCGGAATATGATGATACAGGGTGTGCACCACACCGAGGGCGCCATAGCAGTCCTGCAAACGATCTGTGACTATGCGCACCGCGCGCACGTCAAACAGCTCATCGAATTTGAGGTGCTTGCCCTTCATCTTGCGCCAGATGGAATAGATGTGTTTGGGCCGGCCATAGACCTTGGCGCGAATATGCTCCTCGTCCAGCTTGGCCTGCAAATCGCTGACAAAGCGATCGATAAAGGTTTCCCGATCAATGCGCTTGCCATCGAGCTGCTTGGCAATCTCCATGTAGGTCTCGGGATGCAAATAGCGGAACGAAATATCTTCCAGCTCCCACTTGAGCTGACCTATGCCTAGGCGGTTGGCCAGCGGGGCGTAAATGTCGGCGATTTCCCGCGCCAGCAGCACCCGGGTTTCCTCGTCGGCATTTTTCACCGCCCGCAGCAAACATACCCGCTCGGCCAGTTTAATCACCACGGCGCGCACATCTTCCACCATGGCCAGCAACATCTTGCGGATATTGTCTATCTGGGATTCGTTGTCGCGCCCCAGATTATTGAGTTTCAGGGTACTGATGGCGTTCATGGTGACCACACTGGCCACCAGCTTGCCCAAACGTTCACCGAATTGCTCACACAGCTTGTCGTGTTTGAGCAGCCCCGCCTCCTGCACGGTAAAGAGCACAGCTGCCTGCAGCGTCTCTATATCCATATTCAGTGGCGCCAATATCTCTATCATTTCGCGGGCACGGGCCAGCAGCGCCTGGTGGGCAACCTTGTCCTTGACCGGCAGGGCTTCCACTGTGCGCAGCAGCTCCAGCAGCATGGCCGCTTCAGCCGGTTCTTCGACGTAGCGGGCTACCCACTGGTCGAGGTGAAAATCGGGATCGTTGAAGTGCGCTTCGCGAACTGACACCATCTGTTGCGGATTCCTTATCCCTTGCTGAGGTTAAACACCCTATCTTCAGGATTGCCACGCGCTTGTCAAACGCTGGCGTCCCGTTTGCACATTAAATTTGCTTTATGGCGCTATTTAGCCAATTCAAACAAGGCCATGGCCTCGCTGTGATGGGTCTGGGGGAACATGTCCACCAGACCCAGGCGAGTGAGTTTGTAACCCGCATCCAGCAACAACACAGCATCACGGGCCAGGCTCGCCGGATTACAGGACACATAGAGCACCCGAGTTGGTTTCATCTTCTTCAGCCACTTGAGACTCTCATAGGCACCGGCGCGGGCCGGGTCCAGCAGCAGCTTGTCAATCTTGCCGAGCCAGGGCTCGGTGCTGAGATCGGCACTGAGATCGGCGCCGAAAAAGCGCAGCGTCTCAAAGCCATTGTCGGCGGCATTGCTCCTGGCCTGCAGCACCATCTCGGTCACCCCTTCCACGCCCACCACCTCGGCGCCGCGGCTGGCCAGCGGCAGACTGAAATTGCCCACACCACAGAAGAGATCCAGCACCCGCTCGCCGGGCTGTATGTCGAGCCAGTCCATGGCCTGCTGCACCATAGCCTGGTTGATGACGCCATTGACCTGGATAAAGTTGCCCGGGGCAAAGGCCAGTGACAGCTTGCCCTGTTCCAGTTGGTATCTGGGCAGCCGGGCCTCACCATGGAGATATTCCAGCTCACCCTCGTTGTCGACAAACAGCAGGCTTATCTTGTGCTCCTCGGCGAAGGCTTGCAGTTGCTTTCTGTCCGCAGCCACCAGGGGCGCGGTAATCCGCAGCACCAGGAAACGGCCATTGTCGGCCTCAATCAGCTCCACATGCCCCAGGCGCTGTTTGCCCTTAAGGCGATTGAGCACAATTGCCAAAGGCGCAATCAGATCCGACAGGGCTTTGGCCAGTACCGGGCACTGAGAGATGGGCACTACGGCCTTGCTGGCCTCGGCACGGAATCCCAGCTGCAACTGTTGTGTATCCTTGTCGAGCAAGGTGGCCAAACGGGCCCGGCGACGATAGTGCCAACCATCGGCAATCAGAGGATTTTCCAGCGCATCGCTTCCGACACCCGTGCTGCGGGCGAGGATGTTTTCCAGGGCCTGGCTCTTGAATTCACGCTGACTTTCGAGCGACAGGTGCTGCATGTCGCAACCACCACATTCGGCATAATGGGGGCAAGGCGGGGTAATGCGGGCGGCAGATGCGCTTTCAATCTGCAATAATTTGGCCCGGGCATAGTTTTTTTTCTGCTCAATGAGCTGCACCTGCACCCGTTCGCCGGGCAGGGCCCCGGGAATGAACACCCACTTGCCCTCGTGTTCGGCCATACCGGCGCCCAGGTGATCCAACTGGGTCACCTCCAGGCTCAGTTTGGAGGACAGTTTTTTCGATCTGTTTGGTTTTGCTTTAAAAAATTGTGCCATTAAGGTCTCACAATCAATAAATATCTGGTCAAGACAGGTGCCTTTCTGGCAGTCTAATAACCCAATAAGGATATTCTTATCACGGACATACGCAGCCCCATGAACAGCGCCAACAACATGACCAAATACAGTCTGCGTTCCTGGGTTTTGGTGCTCGCGCTGGCCCCCACCATACTGGTGGGTATTCTGCTGGGCAGTTACTTTACCATAAATCGCTTCTATGAGCTCGAAGCAACCCTGATAGAACAGGGCAGTAACATCATAGAGCCCCTGGCCATTGCCAGCGAAGTGGGCCTGGCCGCCAACAACCGGGAAGCAAGCAAACGGCTGCTGGCCGCGGCACAGCTGAACAAGTCCACCCTGGTCAAATCCATCGCCATTTTCGATATCAACAACCAGCTGTTTGTGACCTCCCATTACCACAAGGACTTTGAGGTAATGCGTTACAAGGAGGCCATTACCCAGCTGGCCGGCACCGAACACGAGCAGGTGGGCGATACCCTGATCCTGCGTGCCCCCATCTACAGCTCCATCAAGCCAGGCGCCCTGGACGAGGCTGCTCCTCCCATGGGGGAGACCGAGGTCGAGGGAGATACTGTGCTGATGCCGGACCAGTCCAATGCCAAGCTGCTGGGCTATGTCTCGCTGTTGCTCAACAAGGAAAAGGCGCTGCTGGAACAGCACAGGGCGGCGGTGGCTGCCTTTATCATAGTGCTCATCGGCGTGCAGCTGAACCTGCTGTTTACCTTCCGTCTTGTGAAAAACGTCACCCAGCCCATTACCGAGATGGTGCGGGTGGTGGCCAAGATCCGCGAGGGTAAGCTGGATACCCGCCTTGAGGGCAACCTGATAGGTGAGCTCGACCTGCTCAAACGCGGTATTAACGCCATGGCGGGCTCTTTGTCGGAATACCACGACGAGATGCAACAGAACATTGACCAGGCCACCTCGGATCTGCGGGAAACCCTGGAGCAGATTGAGATCCAGAACGTGGAGCTGGATCTGGCCAAAAAGCGGGCCCTGGAGGCCAGCCGCATCAAATCGGAATTTTTGGCCAACATGTCCCACGAGCTGCGCACCCCGCTGAACGGTGTCATAGGCTTTGCCCGGCAACTGCTGAAAACACCGCTGCATACGAGCCAACTGGAATACATCAAGACCATTGAGCGCAGCGCCACCAACCTGCTCGGCATCATCAACGATATTCTCGACTTCTCCAAGCTGGAAGCCGGCAAAATGGTGCTGGAAAATATGCCCTTTGCCCTGCGCAGCAGCCTGGAAGACACCCTGCGCCTGGTGGCCGGTGCCGCCCGGGAAAAATCGCTGGAGCTGGTGGTCGATATCGACCCCGCCATTCCAGAGAACCTGACCGGTGACGGCATGCGTGTCAGCCAGATAGTCACCAACCTGGTGGGCAATGCCATCAAGTTTACCGACAAGGGCAGCGTGCGCCTGCGGCTCCTGCTGGCGGCCCAGGATGAGGACTCTGTCACCCTGAGGGGTGAAGTCATAGACACGGGCATAGGCATAGAAGAAGGCCAGCAGGAATTGCTGTTCCAGGCCTTTGGCCAGGCCGACTCCTCCATTTCCCGCCGCTTTGGCGGCACCGGCTTAGGATTGGTGATCACCAAGCGCCTGGTGAATCAGATGGGCGGTCAGATTGGTTTCAGCTCAACGCCCGGACGGGGCTCCAGCTTCTGGTTTGTGATCCCGCTGCAATTGAGCCAGTTCCCGATAGCCGACACCCTGCCGCTGAGTAAACTAACCGGCCAGACAGTGTTGCTGTTTGAACCGCGCAAACTCACCCGCAGTGCCATCGCCAACATGCTCAGCCATTGGCAAATGGATCTGGCCACTGCCCAGGATCTGAACTCGCTGCACCATGCTCTCAATGGCAGGCGCTTCCAACATATACTCATGAGCTGCCATGGTTTTGCCGATCTCAAGGCACTCAAACAGCAGATACATGAAGCCAGACAACAAACCGACAACCTGTTGCTACTCAACGACTGCCTGGAACCCGAGGTCTATACCCGTGAGCTCCAGGCTGGGGTTGATCAGCTGGTGGAGTTGCCGCTGATAGAAACCACCCTGGCGCAATTACTGCTGTATCCGGCCGTAGATAGCGGCTATGTACCGCCGCCATTGCCCGAGCCGGTACCCGAGCGGCGTCACGCCCTCAATGTGCTGGCGGTGGATGACAACCTGGCCAACCTGAAATTGATTGATACCCTGCTCAAAGAACTGGTGACCCACGTGGTGGCCGTCGGCAGCGGCGATGAGGCGGTTGCCCTGGCCAAGAGCCGCAGTTTTGATTTGATATTCATGGACATACAAATGCCCGGCACGGATGGGATTACCGCCACCCGCCTTATCCGTCAGGACTCACTCAACCGCAATACCCCCATCATTGCGGTCACGGCCCACGCCATCAACGAGGAACGGGAGCGGATCCTCGGCAGCGGCATGGATGGTTACCTGCCCAAGCCCATAGATGAGGCCGCCCTTAAAGGGGTCATCAGCCGTTGGCTCACCCGCCCCAAGTTTACCCATTTCGACAGCCGCACCCTCAATTGGGAGCTGTGCCTGACCCAGGCCAACCACAAACAGGATCTGGCGCTGGACATGCTGCAGATGCTGGTGGAATCCCTGCCCGATACCGTGGCAAAAATTGAACTGGCGCTCGACCGGCACGACAATGAGCAGATGGTCACTGTGGTGCACAAATTACACGGTGCCAGTTGTTACTGCGGTGTACCCACCACCCAAAAGCTGTGCCAGGACATAGAGTCCAGTCTCAAACGCGGTGGTGACATTAGCGATGTGGAACCGGAAATCCTTGAGTTACTTGATGAACTAACTAAGGTAGAATCGGCGGCAACCCAAGTGATTTCCCAGATGTCAGCGGACCTTCTTCATGAGTGAAAAACCCGGATTCTTCAAACGCCTCAAGGCCTTATCTCTGCCACAGAAGCAGTTGTTTGCCACCGCCCTGTGCCAGCGTATGTATCCCAATTACCAACTGTTCGCCGAGGTGTGTGAGTTCGGCGATGCCAAGCTGCTCGATACGGTGCTGAACCTGTTATGGCAATCCCTGTATGACCGCAAGCTCAAGTTGAATCTGGAAATGTATCTGGAGAAGCTCGACGAAATCACTCCGGACCCGGAAAACTTTGATGTCTATGGAGCCTATCCGGCCATGGATGCAATAGTGGCAGTCAGCGCCCTGCTCGGTGCGCTGCAGAGCAAGATTGAAGAAGACATCACCAATATCAGCAAACTGTCCTCCAGTACGGTCGCCAACTATATTGAAGCCATCAGCGATACCGACCTGGAAGATGATGCGCTGGATGACTTTATCTACGGCCACGAAGCCATGGTGGAAGAGCGGGAACTGCAGGCCTGGTTGCTGGATCTGGTGGAAGACAATCCGGAAATGGATGCCGATTTCATCAAGGCATTGCGCAAGGAGCTGGTGAGTCAAGGGGTGTCCAACATAGGCATCAGCGCCCAATAACCCTTCGACCATAGACGGATGGCGACCCCAGTCGCCATCATGCTAATCTGCCCCCAGTGCATCCAACAGGCCTGTCGAGGAATCCTTAGCCATGTTGATGATTTTACTGCCACTGCTGGCAGTGCTGGCCATAATGCTGCTGGGCGCCCTGGCCCAGCGTTTCAGATGGCTGCCATCCAAAACCGACATTTGGCTCAACGAATACGTCTACTATCTCGCCTTTCCGGCCATCCTCTTTATCAGCCTGGCCAAAACCCCCATAGCCACCATACTTAACGGCCCTTTTATCGCCGCCTACCTGTTGGCCATGGTGCTGACCTATGGCCTATGCCAAAAGCTGTCGCTCCGCTATGGCAGTCACAGTGAGGCCAACATCCGCGCCCTCGCCGTCACCTTTGGCAACACAGCCTTTATCGGCATCCCGGTGCTGATGATGCTGTACCCCGAGGATCCCCTGGCCCTGATGGCCACCGCCATGACCAGCCTGTTATCTGTGGGCATGTTCGCTTTCGCCCTGGTCAGACTGGATCTGGCCCGCAACAACAGCCCCCGCCATCCCCTGCTCACCATGGCGCGCACCCTGGTCACCAATCCCATAGTGCTCGGGTGTCTGGCAGGCATAATGGTTTCGGCATTGACGGTTAAGATCCCATCGTCCCTGGATACAGCACTGCAACTGATAGGCAAAAGCTCAAGTCCCTGTGCCCTGTTTGCCATCGGCATAGTGCTGGCCAAGGCCATGCGGCGCCAAACGGGAGATGGCAGCCGGTTCAGCAGTGCTACTGAGCAGACCCTGATCAATTTTGCCAAGTTGCTGCTGCAACCCCTATTGGCCCTGGTACTGTTTTCCCTTTTCGGGGTAACCGGTGAGCTCAGGGTCATGGGCACCTTGCTGGCCGCCATGCCCACGGCCGCCAGTGTGTATCTGCTGGCCCAGCGCTATCAAACCCTTGATGAACAGTCGGCCCAGTGGATAATGTTGGGGACAGTACTGACGCTGTTGGCGTTGCCGCTTTGGCTGGAAGTACTAAATACATTTTTTATTCAATAAGATAAGTAAATACCTTCGCAAGATCCTCACCCGCATATTTACTGTATATAAAATCAGTATATACTGTTCATCAATACAGTGCTTTGGTGAGTTATTCGACAGGAATTCATTATGCTTTGCCAACTCAGCATCAACAATTTTGCCATTGTCCGCTTTCTTGAACTGGATTTTCGCCCCGGCATGACCAGCATCACAGGCGAAACGGGGGCGGGTAAATCCATTGCCATCGACGCCCTCGGCCTGTGCCTTGGCAACCGTGCCGACGCTGCAGCGGTACGCCCCGGCGCCAGCAAGACCGAAGTCAGCGCCCGCTTCACCCTGGAAGATGTGCCCCTGGCAAAGCGTTGGTTGGAAGACAATGATCTTGAGTTGGATGATGAATGCATCCTGAGGCGCACCATCACCAGCGATGGCCGCTCCCGGGCGTATATTAACGGCAATCCTGTGCCTCTGAGTCAGCTCAAGGCCGTGGGGCAATTCCTTATCGGCATCCACGGTCAGCACGCCCACCACGCTTTGCTGAAGAGCGAGCATCAGCTCAACCTGCTCGACAGCTACGCCAATCACAAACTGCTGAGTGACGCCGTGCTGGCCGCCTACCAACGCTGCCGCCAGGTGGAAGCCGAGCTTGAGTCACTGCAACAATCGCAGCAGGAACGTATTGCCCGCAAACAGCTGTTGCAATATCAGGTGGAAGAACTGGATGAGTTCAACCTGCAGGCCGGCGAGTTTGAAGAAATTGAAGTCGAGCATAAACGTCTGGCCAACGGCACGGCGCTGATTGAAGACTGCCAGCATACCCTGGCGCTGTTGTCTGAGTCCGATGAGGGCAATATCGAATCCCTGCTCAACAAGGCAGTTTCCCTGGCCGCCACCCTGGAAGGCCTGGATCCCACCCTGGCCCCCATTGGCAATATGCTCAATGAGGCCCTGATCCAGGTGCAGGAAAGCAGCAGCGAACTTGGGCGTTACCTGTCAAATCTGGAATTGGATCCCGAGCACTTCGCTTTTCTGGAAGAACGCCTGTCCAAGGCCATGACGCTGGCCCGTAAACACCATGTCGGCGCCGACAAGCTCCATGAGCATCACAGGGCGTTGGCGGACGAACTGCGAACCCTGGACTCGGATGAAGAGCAGCTTGAAGAGCTGGCGGCCCAGGTTGTGGCCAGCCGCGAGGCCTACCTGCAGCAGGCCCAGAAACTGAGCCAAAGCCGCAGCCGCTATGCCAAGGAACTGGATAAACTGGTGACCCAGTCCATCCACGAACTGAATATGCCCAAGGGCAAGTTCAGCATTGAGGTCAACTTCAATCCCGAACTCATGGGCCCCAATGGCAGCGACATTGTGGAGTTTCTGGTGACCACCAACCCGGGCCAGCCCCTGGCGGGACTGGCCAAGGTCGCCTCCGGCGGCGAGCTCAGCCGCATAGGTCTCGGGATCCAGGTGATTACCGCCCGCAAGGTGGCAACCCCCACCTTGATATTTGACGAGGTGGACGTCGGGATCTCCGGTCCCACCGCCGCCGTCGTGGGCCGCATGCTGCGCACCCTGGGTGAATCAACCCAGGTGCTGTGCGTCACCCACCTGCCCCAGGTAGCGGGCAATGGCCATCAGCACATGTTGGTCAACAAGCACAGCAAGGCCGGCCAAACGGAAACGACGATGCAAGCGCTTGATAAGGAACAACGGGTTCAAGAGCTGGCCCGCTTGCTTGGCGGTGACACCATCACCAGCAACACCCTGGCCAACGCCCGCGAACTGTTGGCGGGTTAAAAACCCTTGCAGTCCCCGGGTTCAAGGACCCGGGGGCAAATGCCGGATCCGCGAACCAGAAACATCAGAATTCCCTCCTGTGCTGTCAAGCCAGCGATACAGCAATAAGCCATTCAATATCATTAGCTTACACAAATAGCACCCGCAACTGTCAGGCTGGAGTGCCAATTTAACTTTAAGCTCCATGGCGTCCGCGCCGGCGATACTGATCCAGGTCAAATTTTACCGACCAAATATTACTTAAGCTGCGGCCAATATTTTCCATTGGAGCCACGGCATATGTTGCCCACCATAGAACAGAATTTCGGTCACGCCTACAGCAGTCAACTTCCCGAACTCGGCCACAGCATAGCCAGGTTATTGCGTTTTTTTGGTGTTGAACGCCTGTACGGCGTTGGCGGTGACTTCGTTGCCAACCTGATCAACAGCCTGGCCACAGAGCTGGAGGTACTGCCTTCAAGCAACGAAATGCACGCCGGCTTCAGCGCCTGCGCCCAGGCGGAATTGGCCGGCATGGGGGTTTGCCTGACCACTTATACAGTTGGCAGCCTGCCCTGCGTCAGTGCCGCCGCCCTCGCCCGTACCGAAGGATTACCGGTGATATTCCTCTCCGGGGCACCGGGTGAAAATGAAAACAGCGGTTTGGCACTGCACCACACTGTGCATCCCGGCAGTGGCTGGCACAGGGATCTCGACGCGGCCCTCAATGCCTTTCGGGCACTGGGGATCCGCGCTGAACGTCTTCAGGGCCAGCGTCACAGTGGTCAGCCCAATATTGCTGCCGAGCAATGCCTGGAGCTGCTTAGCTGGGCACTGCTCAATCGCCAGCCCGTGTATATCGAGGTTCCCAGGGATCTGGTATATCAGCCCACCCAGGCGCTGTCGCTGCCAGACTCTCTGGCCACATTGAAAGAAAGTCAGAATCTCAATCTGATGGGGGCCGAGCTCATCGCCGCTGAAATCGCTGCCAAACTGACGGCCGCCAGTCACCCCATGGTATTTCTCGGGGAAAAACTGCGCCTGAATCAGCCACTGCTGGACAGATTGGTGCGTATGTGTGAGCGCCTGCAACTGCCCTACGCCGTCAGCTGGTTTGCCAAAGGTATGGTGGATGAATCAGCCCCCCTGTGCCTTGGCAGTTATAACGGCGTATTCAGCGGCTGCGCCGGCCAGGAGTACATAGATAAAGTAGCCGATTATGTGCTGGAGATAGGCACGGCCATCCTGGCATCGGACACCAACAACGCCTTTGCCAGCGGCACCCACAGAATAGATACCCATAACAACAAAACCATGCTCAAGGGTACGGCCCGTTGGGAAAGGGATATAGTGGCCGTGCTCGATGCACTGGAACAACGCGCCGATCTGCGTCCCTGCGCTAGCGTCTGGTGCAATCAGCAGCAGAAATTGCCTCAGGGTGAACTCGCATCAACCCTGGGCTACGCCAACCTGGCCAGCGCCATTAACCAGGCCCAAAAGGAACTCGACCAGGGCTTTATCTTTATTCCCGAAGTGGGTAATGCCCTGTTCGCCAGCTTTGAACTGCTGGCCCTTGGCAGTCCACTTGGACGCAGTTTCATGGCCAACCCCTGGTATGCGGCCATGGGCACCAGCCTGCCCTACGCCAGGGCTGTGGCTGATGAACTGAGAGCCCGCGGCAAGCAACAACCCTTGCTGCTGCTCACAGGTGACGGTGGTTTCAACTTCCAGGCCAATGAGCTGATTAACCTGCAAAAACAGAATGCCAACCTCATCATCCTTTATATGCGCAACAACATTTTCCATCTGGGAAAGGCCGGTGATGCCCCTATCTATGCCTGTAATGACGAGAGATTCAGCCCTGAGTTGTTGATCCGCGCCTATGGTGGCCAACACCAAAGCTGCGACAGCCAAGCCTCATT is part of the Shewanella cyperi genome and encodes:
- the recN gene encoding DNA repair protein RecN; amino-acid sequence: MLCQLSINNFAIVRFLELDFRPGMTSITGETGAGKSIAIDALGLCLGNRADAAAVRPGASKTEVSARFTLEDVPLAKRWLEDNDLELDDECILRRTITSDGRSRAYINGNPVPLSQLKAVGQFLIGIHGQHAHHALLKSEHQLNLLDSYANHKLLSDAVLAAYQRCRQVEAELESLQQSQQERIARKQLLQYQVEELDEFNLQAGEFEEIEVEHKRLANGTALIEDCQHTLALLSESDEGNIESLLNKAVSLAATLEGLDPTLAPIGNMLNEALIQVQESSSELGRYLSNLELDPEHFAFLEERLSKAMTLARKHHVGADKLHEHHRALADELRTLDSDEEQLEELAAQVVASREAYLQQAQKLSQSRSRYAKELDKLVTQSIHELNMPKGKFSIEVNFNPELMGPNGSDIVEFLVTTNPGQPLAGLAKVASGGELSRIGLGIQVITARKVATPTLIFDEVDVGISGPTAAVVGRMLRTLGESTQVLCVTHLPQVAGNGHQHMLVNKHSKAGQTETTMQALDKEQRVQELARLLGGDTITSNTLANARELLAG
- a CDS encoding thiamine pyrophosphate-binding protein, translated to MLPTIEQNFGHAYSSQLPELGHSIARLLRFFGVERLYGVGGDFVANLINSLATELEVLPSSNEMHAGFSACAQAELAGMGVCLTTYTVGSLPCVSAAALARTEGLPVIFLSGAPGENENSGLALHHTVHPGSGWHRDLDAALNAFRALGIRAERLQGQRHSGQPNIAAEQCLELLSWALLNRQPVYIEVPRDLVYQPTQALSLPDSLATLKESQNLNLMGAELIAAEIAAKLTAASHPMVFLGEKLRLNQPLLDRLVRMCERLQLPYAVSWFAKGMVDESAPLCLGSYNGVFSGCAGQEYIDKVADYVLEIGTAILASDTNNAFASGTHRIDTHNNKTMLKGTARWERDIVAVLDALEQRADLRPCASVWCNQQQKLPQGELASTLGYANLASAINQAQKELDQGFIFIPEVGNALFASFELLALGSPLGRSFMANPWYAAMGTSLPYARAVADELRARGKQQPLLLLTGDGGFNFQANELINLQKQNANLIILYMRNNIFHLGKAGDAPIYACNDERFSPELLIRAYGGQHQSCDSQASLISALKAAAKNGGLHLLEIPTSVDRDSQSETCHKLNTYIGFKNGQPEATAAWHALCGEGDDWEEAAH